A stretch of the Oncorhynchus clarkii lewisi isolate Uvic-CL-2024 chromosome 9, UVic_Ocla_1.0, whole genome shotgun sequence genome encodes the following:
- the LOC139417181 gene encoding stabilizer of axonemal microtubules 2-like, protein MFQAISGIWRCPPLPMRHHHCSRGSLPEEPCVLIPGCMVSEYQEKYPAYCTTVVRAAKKQNNEYQRLEGRISNMTTFKSDYVAHEVTQRPPKVTKVYVPPDGRMRHSSTYARDYPTHPVQKHIVTKPEEYHPPTAKMVAQSLYKGEFRAWHNQKVQPYRTCDNLKLNDSKFEVTTTFQDDYCHNGPAEARESFKPAADARETLPFDGTTNYQTQYVPHPVQPRQPKERAVYRPTSAPLNGVSTHRQDYRGLPAEPAKPFRAKVAWESSPAVFQGTSEFRDQYKAWPLQPKHRHQAEEYCPPEGTMVGLSTAHADYVDHESQQRPQSARPPVEAWTKEAREPLQTRSTMKEDYRTWDVARRPPMVYADELEKPKGAFANTTTFRSAYTPKTAQRATSFKPTQKLLSPQTMDEDSIYRSTYTPKEIPPCPARDGCPPGFEYSSMGAGGHRMYRTISVQETGLSQLAAATSNKPSYSHSRKSCRVPSRAKRAP, encoded by the exons ATGTTTCAAGCTATATCCGGAATTTGGAGATGCCCACCTTTGCCAATGAG GCATCACCACTGCTCACGAGGATCCCTTCCAGAGGAACCGTGTGTCCTGATCCCAGGCTGCATGGTCTCGGAATACCAGGAAAAGTACCCTGCCTACTGCACCACTGTTGTCCGGGCAGCCAAGAAGCAGAATAATGAGTATCAGCGTCTGGAGGGAAGGATATCCAACATGACTACTTTCAA GTCAGACTACGTGGCCCATGAAGTGACCCAGAGGCCCCCAAAGGTCACCAAGGTGTATGTGCCACCTGACGGGAGAATGAGACACAGCAGCACCTACGCCAGGGACTACCCAACACACCCTGTTCAGAAGCACATCGTGACCAAGCCAGAAGAGTATCATCCGCCCACAGCAAAGATGGTCGCTCAGTCCTTATACAAAG GGGAATTCCGAGCATGGCACAACCAGAAAGTCCAACCCTACAGGACCTGTGACAACCTGAAGCTGAACGACAGCAAGTTCGAGGTGACCACCACCTTCCAAGACGACTACTGCCACAACGGCCCAGCCGAGGCCAGGGAGAGCTTCAAACCGGCTGCCGACGCCCGAGAGACCCTGCCCTTTGACGGCACCACCAACTACCAGACGCAGTATGTCCCCCACCCGGTCCAGCCCAGGCAGCCCAAAGAGAGGGCCGTCTACAGGCCCACCAGCGCCCCCCTCAATGGGGTCTCCACCCACAGGCAGGACTACCGGGGCCTGCCAGCTGAGCCCGCCAAGCCCTTTAGGGCCAAGGTGGCCTGGGAGAGCAGCCCGGCTGTATTCCAGGGGACCAGTGAGTTCCGCGACCAGTACAAGGCCTGGCCCCTGCAGCCCAAGCACCGGCACCAGGCTGAGGAGTACTGCCCACCCGAGGGCACTATGGTCGGTCTGTCCACAGCTCATGCTGACTATGTCGACCACGAGAGCCAGCAGCGGCCCCAGTCCGCCCGTCCCCCGGTCGAGGCCTGGACAAAGGAGGCCAGAGAGCCCCTCCAGACCAGGTCCACCATGAAGGAGGACTACCGGACCTGGGACGTGGCCCGTCGTCCCCCCATGGTCTACGCAGATGAGCTAGAGAAACCCAAGGGGGCTTTCGCCAACACCACCACCTTCCGCTCAGCATACACGCCCAAGACGGCCCAGCGCGCCACCAGCTTTAAACCCACCCAGAAGCTGCTGAGCCCCCAGACCATGGATGAAGACTCCATCTATCGCTCCACCTACACACCCAAGGAGATCCCACCTTGTCCAGCCCGGGATGGCTGTCCTCCTGGCTTTGAGTACAGCTCCATGGGGGCTGGAGGACACAGGATGTACCGAACCATCTCGGTACAGGAAACGGGGCTGAGTCAGCTGGCCGCTGCAACGTCCAATAAGCCCTCTTACTCCCACAGCAGAAAGAGCTGCAGGGTCCCCAGCCGAGCCAAGAGGGCGCCATAG